The region ATAAAAACAGAGCTTCGCAAATATGAGTTTTACAACACACAGGGAAGTGTTTATTTATGCGAAAATAGTGACATGGCTAATCTGTTTAGGGCTATCGATGCCTTGAAAAAAATTGACTGGTTTAAAAATTCCGTCCGTGACATCAGGGCATTCAGAGTAGAGGACTGGTCAAACTTTACCGAATTTGTAAAAGAATGAGGCATAAGGGAAAAATTACATTCCTATTCCTCGGCCTTTTGATGGCTTATTTGCCCTGGTTACTTCTTTAGCCTGGCTTTGTTCCTGGTTCGTCCTTTGCTCTTCTCTGAATTGTTCTTGCTTCAATTCCTGCAGGAGTGTTTTGTTTGGTGTGGTTTCGGCCTGTTTTACTGCCTGTTCTTTCTCTTTAAAAGTGCCGTTTTTCATGGCATTTTGATACTCGAAACTTTGGCTGTACTGCCTTTCATAGCTGAATTTCTTATCAAATTCATCCTCGCATTTTTTAAAAAAATCGGTCCGATCAAAACCACTCCGGACAGTTCCGGATCTGCCGGCACTCCGATGGTTTGTTTTCGGGCTTAGTTTAATGCGGTTTTCTTTGTCCTTCCGGCTTACAATCACATGGGCGTGCATCCCTTCTTTATCTTCTCTGTTGTGGTGTATCTTGGCGTAATACATCAAGTTTTCCCCTTTCAAT is a window of Caldisericota bacterium DNA encoding:
- a CDS encoding DUF5712 family protein yields the protein MNIKIQGGGSGKYANTGSSFGALQYLNHENEKNLSEKGQIEPFFDHEGKEVDFATAVRELDQNKAKLCAKDAKFFAITISPSEKELSTMGSAEAERSKAMKAYTRQVMDEYAKNFDKGLKGENLMYYAKIHHNREDKEGMHAHVIVSRKDKENRIKLSPKTNHRSAGRSGTVRSGFDRTDFFKKCEDEFDKKFSYERQYSQSFEYQNAMKNGTFKEKEQAVKQAETTPNKTLLQELKQEQFREEQRTNQEQSQAKEVTRANKPSKGRGIGM